In Gouania willdenowi chromosome 17, fGouWil2.1, whole genome shotgun sequence, one DNA window encodes the following:
- the LOC114479146 gene encoding mitogen-activated protein kinase kinase kinase 20-like gives MSSSFVQIRHDDLLFYENCGGGSFGSVYRALWISKNKEVAVKKLLKIDKEAEILSVLSHKNIIQFYGAVLESPNYGIVTEYASGGSLYEYLSSEQSEEMDMEQIMTWAIQMAKGMNYLHADAPIKVIHRDLKSRNVVMTADKVLKICDFGASKFLSHTTHMTVVGTFPWMAPEVIQSLPVSETCDTYSYGVVLWEMLTREVPFKGFEGLQVAWLVVEKQERLTIPTSCPASFAELMRKCWQADPKERPQFKQVLVTLEAMANDSRLPDQCNSFLHNKDQWRCEIESTLERLRKLERELYSKEKELEERERRLRLWEERLMERSNRTPSPPSLLMERSSISPFFTPMSIGSIGSSGSFFRSHSQDSNSAGVSSAGVSSLLRTLSNGDSERGGGSGSERGVGSLDGGRLHAMLRGLQQGTFGEEDDEEDEEGTMDEKSWRDRDNSGSLEGERRVQVTLRSFPGGVVEREERTWEEGDREKVGRQRSRVTTIVRGYSGGFGEGDGEREKEGGGGWEVEKVGDRMEERGRLPTLFKGLHGNVGSLGEMLTLDIDDMGEMEKDIKVVGRGVRRGDLGLVVQGVRGDRSEAINQKIRGEVGVLGHSGVQVSLRTSSNQNSMKSCSVRHGTKINMAKTAMDMMELDWSDSD, from the exons ATGTCGTCGTCGTTTGTCCAGATCAGACATGACGACTTGCTGTTTTATGAGAACTGTGGAGGAGGAAGCTTTGGGAGCGTCTACAGGGCTCTGTGGATCTCCAAGAACAAGGAGGTGGCTGTGAAGAAGCTCCTGAAGATAGACAAAgag GCTGAGATTCTCAGTGTGCTGAGTCATAAAAACATCATTCAGTTTTATGGAGCCGTGCTGGAATCTCCCAACTATGGCATTGTCACAG AATATGCCAGTGGGGGGTCTCTGTATGAATATCTGTCCAGTGAACAGAGTGAAGAGATGGATATGGAGCAGATCATGACATGGGCCATACAGATGGCTAaag GGATGAATTACTTACACGCAGACGCACCAATCAAAGTTATTCACAGAGACCTGAAGTCACGCAACG TGGTAATGACGGCTGATAAAGTGCTGAAG ATTTGTGACTTCGGAGCGTCTAAGTTCTTGTCTCACACCACTCACATGACGGTGGTGGGAACTTTTCCATGGATGGCTCCAGAAGTCATTCAGAGTCTTCCTGTGTCAGAGACCTGTGACACGTACTCATACGGAGTG GTTTTATGGGAGATGCTGACTCGGGAAGTTCCTTTCAAAGGTTTCGAAGGCCTTCAGGTGGCGTGGTTGGTCGTAGAAAAGCAGGAG AGGCTGACCATCCCCACCAGCTGTCCAGCAAGTTTCGCAGAGCTGATGAGAAAATGTTGGCAGGCAGATCCAAAG GAGCGTCCTCAATTCAAACAAGTACTGGTGACCCTGGAGGCCATGGCCAATGATAGCAGACTACCAGACCAGTGCAACTCCTTCCTACACAATAAAGACCAGtggag ATGTGAAATCGAGTCGACGCTGGAGCGCCTTCGTAAGCTGGAGAGGGAACTCTACTCCAAGGAGAAGGAGCTGgaggagagggagaggaggCTCCGGCTGTGGgaggagaggctgatggagagGTCCAACAGGACCCCCagtcctccctccctcctcatGGAGCGCTCTAGCATCTCACCT TTTTTCACACCCATGTCCATCGGTTCCATTGGTTCTTCCGGCTCCTTCTTCCGCTCTCACTCCCAGGACTCCAACAGTGCAGGGGTGAGCAGCGCTGGGGTCAGCTCTCTGCTCCGTACGCTCAGCAACGGCGACTCAGAGAGGGGGGGCGGCTCGGGGTCAGAACGAGGGGTGGGGTCATTGGACGGCGGGAGGCTGCACGCCATGCTCCGGGGGCTGCAGCAGGGCACGTTCGGTGAGGAGGACGATGAAGAGGACGAGGAAGGAACGATGGACGAGAAAAGCTGGAGGGACCGAGACAACAGTGGGAGTCTGGAGGGGGAGCGGCGGGTGCAGGTGACCCTCAGAAGCTTCCCTGGGGGCGTCGtagagagagaggaaaggaCGTGGGAGGAGGGGGACAGGGAGAAAGTGGGGAGGCAGAGGAGTAGGGTGACCACCATAGTGAGAGGGTACTCGGGGGGCTTCGGGGAGGGAGATGGCGAAAGAGAaaaggagggaggaggagggtgGGAGGTGGAGAAAGTTGGCGACAGGATGGAAGAGCGAGGGCGGCTCCCCACCTTGTTCAAGGGTCTCCATGGTAACGTGGGCAGCCTGGGGGAGATGCTCACGCTGGATATAGACGACATGGGCGAGATGGAGAAAGACATAAAGGTAGTGGGGCGGGGCGTGAGGAGGGGCGACCTGGGGTTGGTGGTGCAGGGGGTGAGGGGCGACCGCAGCGAAGCCATCAACCAGAAAATCAGAGGAGAAGTGGGAGTCCTAGGCCACTCCGGAGTCCAGGTCAGCCTCCGAACGTCATCCAATCAAAACTCAATGAAGAGCTGCAGCGTGAGACACGGAACCAAGATCAACATGGCCAAGACGGCCATGGACATGATGGAGCTGGACTGGTCCGACAGCGACTGA